The Desulfovibrio desulfuricans genomic interval GCGTTCTCCGTTGCGGCTGTATTGCCCGCATGGCGGGCCGTTGCCGGGAAGGCTTTCGCGCCGAGGCCTTTGACCTGCGGCGGGGCAGAGCATAGCAGATGCTGACCTGCGGCACAATGTGCCTCGGGGGCTGATTGCCCGCAAGCTGCTGGTCTAGTTGCGGTATGGAACATGAATGACCGGGACGCTGCAAGCAGGGGGCGCAGTATGTGCGGGGCGGCGGAGCGTCAAACAGGGAAGGCAAGCTGTTGCGGCAGACGGGGCAGCAGTTGGGCAATACTGCTGTGGCTGCGCAGGGCCAGAACCACGCCGGGATCCGGCTCTGCAAAAACATGAGGGTAGTCCACCTCGCCGCACTGGGGATGCACGGTAAAGGCCAGTTGCTCGGGGCCGTCCGGCAAAAACTGCGCGTCAACGCCGGCGGGCTTGTTGCCCCTCGCGTCCAACCGCAGCCAGACCTGCCGCTCGCTGATCCATACGGCATTGAGGCCGTGCAGTACCCGGTGGGGATCGTGCTCGTCTTCAAATCCCAGCAACTGGTAGCAGAATCCTGCGGCAATACCGTTGGCGCGCAGCAATGCCGCCAGAAGATGCG includes:
- a CDS encoding transglutaminase domain-containing protein, translating into MSESEIIDFRSAPVQRKAASLAAHCASELELIEKTFVFVRDSIAHSVDCGGTAVTCSASEVLHVGQGLCYAKAHLLAALLRANGIAAGFCYQLLGFEDEHDPHRVLHGLNAVWISERQVWLRLDARGNKPAGVDAQFLPDGPEQLAFTVHPQCGEVDYPHVFAEPDPGVVLALRSHSSIAQLLPRLPQQLAFPV